In the Paralichthys olivaceus isolate ysfri-2021 chromosome 15, ASM2471397v2, whole genome shotgun sequence genome, one interval contains:
- the kcnk12l gene encoding potassium channel subfamily K member 13: MHGCVYKPKAFHPVSAAGDVSDTYCESVTRQHEQRQCMLLQRCICAAAAVLMAQRRAAAAGGCCCCPRAPMNEDNARFCLLAGLILLYLLCGAAIFSALEHPFELRARRLWKHQLDNFTQRYRVNLGALHTLLRQYEEANGAGIRVDTLRPRWDFSGAFYFVGTVVSTIGFGMTTPATISGKIFLIFYGLIGCAATILFFNLFLERIITMLAYIMRWCHERRLRCGGVRVMSSREEMSGEEDSLEGWKPSVYYVMLILGVASIVIACSASTLYCSMENWSYMDSLYFCFVAFSTIGFGDLVSSQRQQYESQEAYRLGNCLFILMGVCCIYSLFNVISIVIKQTLNWILGKLLCCGQHQPCSCFAPGCWGLCCSCLQNKNHNQRPLAAHPRRKHLKRNTVQPISSHCPAGRHRYTDGSEETVCDSETDAGPVADGVYVGRRLSGEMISVNEFMVSNKVSLALLQKQLSETAHQGPRQSSSHQNGFSGGVGALAIMNNRLQETSVDR; encoded by the exons ATGCATGGCTGTGTATATAAACCAAAAGCGTTTCATCCAGTCAGTGCAGCAGGTGATGTGTCTGACACATACTGTGAGTCTGTGACTCGGCAGCACGAGCAGAGGCAGTGCATGTTGTTGCAGCGGTgtatctgtgctgctgctgccgtgcTCATGGCTCAGAggagggctgctgctgctggcggctgctgctgctgcccgaGGGCACCCATGAACGAAGACAACGCCCGTTTCTGCCTTCTGGCCGGGCTCATCTTGCTCTACTTGCTGTGTGGAGCGGCCATCTTCTCAGCCCTGGAGCATCCCTTTGAGCTGCGTGCCCGCCGCCTCTGGAAGCATCAGCTGGACAACTTCACCCAAAGGTACAGGGTCAACCTGGGCGCCCTCCACACTCTGCTGCGGCAATACGAGGAGGCAAATGGAGCTGGGATCAGAGTGGACACATTGAGGCCCCGCTGGGACTTTTCTGGAGCGTTCTACTTTGTCGGCACCGTGGTCTCCACTATTG GCTTTGGCATGACCACACCAGCGACCATATCTGGAAAAATCTTCTTGATCTTCTACGGTCTCATTGGCTGTGCTGCCACCATTCTCTTTTTTAACCTCTTCTTGGAGAGGATCATCACGATGTTAGCTTACATCATGCGATGGTGTCACGAGCGCCGGCTGAGGTGTGGTGGTGTCAGGGTGATGTCAAGCAGGGAGGAGATGTCAGGTGAGGAGGACAGCCTGGAGGGCTGGAAACCATCGGTCTACTACGTTATGCTGATCCTGGGAGTAGCATCAATTGTGATTGCGTGCAGTGCTTCCACCTTGTATTGTTCCATGGAGAACTGGAGCTACATGGACTCCCTTTACTTCTGCTTCGTGGCTTTCAGCACCATCGGCTTCGGGGACCTGGTGAGCAGCCAGAGACAGCAGTATGAGTCTCAGGAAGCCTACCGCCTGGGGAATTGCCTTTTCATCCTAATGGGAGTATGTTGTATCTACTCACTTTTCAATGTCATTTCTATTGTCATCAAGCAAACTCTAAATTGGATTCTGGGTAAACTTCTATGCTGTGGGCAGCATCAGCCTTGTTCTTGCTTTGCACCTGGATGCTGgggcctctgctgctcctgcctccaaaacaaaaatcacaaccaGAGGCCCCTGGCAGCACACCCCAGGCGTAAACACTTGAAACGTAACACTGTGCAGCCCATCTCATCCCACTGTCCTGCAGGAAGACACCGATACACGGATGGCTCGGAGGAGACGGTGTGTGACAGTGAGACGGATGCAGGCCCGGTGGCTGATGGGGTGTACGTCGGGCGTCGTCTTTCAGGAGAGATGATCTCGGTCAACGAATTCATGGTGTCTAATAAGGTGTCTCTGGCGCTGCTGCAGAAGCAGCTGAGTGAAACAGCTCACCAGGGCCCGCGGCAGAGCTCCAGCCATCAGAATGGATTCTCTGGTGGCGTGGGGGCTTTGGCCATCATGAATAATCGCCTCCAAGAAACCAGTGTGGATAGGTAG
- the itpkca gene encoding inositol-trisphosphate 3-kinase A isoform X2 → MTPKKPQQWLQVVGHAGSFHVGDYGTLLKRYCKGEQQCYLRLMADTLRSFVPAYHGVVQRDKQDYNMMDNLLTHFNTPAIMDCKMGSRTYLEEELQMARERPQPRNDMYKKMVAVDPEAPTSQETAQQAVLKTRYMQWRETLSSTTTLGFRIEGFRTKSREQVTEALSSFVESSAHIMWGYLRQLKQLRQVLEASDFFRTHEVVGSSLLFVHDWTGRTGVWMIDFGKTVALPSPLTLDHRTAWVEGNREDGYLWGLDNLIDILGNMLPLC, encoded by the exons ATGACTCCTAAGAAACCTCAGCAGTGGCTTCAAGTGGTCGGACATGCAG GGAGCTTTCATGTAGGTGATTACGGCACACTGCTGAAGAGGTACTGTAAGGGGGAGCAACAATGTTACCTCCGTCTGATGGCGGACACTCTGAGATCCTTTGTTCCTGCCTACCATGGTGTTGTGCAGCGTGACAAGCAGGATTACAACATGATGGATAACCTGCTGACCCACTTCAACACACCTGCAATCATGGACTGCAAGATGGGCAGCCG CACATACCTCGAGGAGGAGCTGCAAATGGCCAGAGAACGTCCCCAGCCTCGTAACGACATGTATAAGAAGATGGTGGCTGTGGACCCAGAGGCCCCTACATCCCAGGAGACAGCCCAGCAGGCGGTGTTGAAAACCCGGTACATGCAGTGGAGGGAGACGCTGAGCTCCACAACAACTCTTGGGTTCCGCATCGAAGGATTCAGG ACCAAAAGCAGAGAGCAAGTGACGGAAGCACTCAGCAGTTTTGTTGAGTCCAGTGCGCACATCATG TGGGGGTATCTGAGACAGTTGAAACAGCTGCGGCAGGTCTTGGAGGCATCCGACTTCTTCAGAACACACGAG GTTGTGGGCAGCTCCCTGCTGTTTGTGCATGACTGGACAGGCAGAACAGGAGTCTGGATGATCGACTTTGGAAAGACAGTAGCCTTGCCTTCACCACTCACCTTGGACCACCGCACTGCCTGGGTAGAAGGCAATCGAGAAGATGGCTACCTGTGGGGACTGGACAACCTCATTGACATATTAGGAAACATGCTGCCGCTGTGCTAA
- the itpkca gene encoding inositol-trisphosphate 3-kinase A isoform X1, with the protein MTPKKPQQWLQVVGHAGSFHVGDYGTLLKRYCKGEQQCYLRLMADTLRSFVPAYHGVVQRDKQDYNMMDNLLTHFNTPAIMDCKMGSRTYLEEELQMARERPQPRNDMYKKMVAVDPEAPTSQETAQQAVLKTRYMQWRETLSSTTTLGFRIEGFRKANDECHTNFKQTKSREQVTEALSSFVESSAHIMWGYLRQLKQLRQVLEASDFFRTHEVVGSSLLFVHDWTGRTGVWMIDFGKTVALPSPLTLDHRTAWVEGNREDGYLWGLDNLIDILGNMLPLC; encoded by the exons ATGACTCCTAAGAAACCTCAGCAGTGGCTTCAAGTGGTCGGACATGCAG GGAGCTTTCATGTAGGTGATTACGGCACACTGCTGAAGAGGTACTGTAAGGGGGAGCAACAATGTTACCTCCGTCTGATGGCGGACACTCTGAGATCCTTTGTTCCTGCCTACCATGGTGTTGTGCAGCGTGACAAGCAGGATTACAACATGATGGATAACCTGCTGACCCACTTCAACACACCTGCAATCATGGACTGCAAGATGGGCAGCCG CACATACCTCGAGGAGGAGCTGCAAATGGCCAGAGAACGTCCCCAGCCTCGTAACGACATGTATAAGAAGATGGTGGCTGTGGACCCAGAGGCCCCTACATCCCAGGAGACAGCCCAGCAGGCGGTGTTGAAAACCCGGTACATGCAGTGGAGGGAGACGCTGAGCTCCACAACAACTCTTGGGTTCCGCATCGAAGGATTCAGG AAGGCAAATGACGAATGTCACACAAACTTCAAACAGACCAAAAGCAGAGAGCAAGTGACGGAAGCACTCAGCAGTTTTGTTGAGTCCAGTGCGCACATCATG TGGGGGTATCTGAGACAGTTGAAACAGCTGCGGCAGGTCTTGGAGGCATCCGACTTCTTCAGAACACACGAG GTTGTGGGCAGCTCCCTGCTGTTTGTGCATGACTGGACAGGCAGAACAGGAGTCTGGATGATCGACTTTGGAAAGACAGTAGCCTTGCCTTCACCACTCACCTTGGACCACCGCACTGCCTGGGTAGAAGGCAATCGAGAAGATGGCTACCTGTGGGGACTGGACAACCTCATTGACATATTAGGAAACATGCTGCCGCTGTGCTAA